In Kryptolebias marmoratus isolate JLee-2015 linkage group LG20, ASM164957v2, whole genome shotgun sequence, a genomic segment contains:
- the LOC119616610 gene encoding putative protein TPRXL yields the protein MSLEDLNEDFQSDESDHEAELEVEVCNYRNENHNEMNYIDLLLLYSNLTTFRGIYFNNVIIDMEAEREVELRLNSNSLPSDLALLEEYIENIFDNASHEGEQTSDGEYSDLRCIRDLIQLFQEVVSVSSSNSPTLSNSSSRETSSTSSQTVFNASISEQSSSSLPILSDASINESSPSSSPTGSDASINESSPSSSPTESDTSINESSPSSSPTGSDASINESSSSSLSTVSDTSTSETNEDETSNSDSEEN from the exons ATGTCTCTCGAAGACCTGAATGAGGACTTCCAGTCAGACGAGAGCGACCACGAGGCGGAGCTGGAGGTGGAAGTGTGCAATTACAGAAATGAAAACCATAATGAGATGAACTACATCGACCTTCTCCTGCTGTACAGCAATCTCACAACATTTCGGGGGATTTACTTCAACAATGTGATTATTGACATGGAG GCAGAGCGTGAAGTTGAATTAAGATTGAACTCTAACAGTCTGCCCTCAGATCTGGCTCTGTTGGAGGAATacatagaaaatatttttgacaatGCTTCACACGAAGGTGAGCAAACCTCTGATGGCGAGTACTCTGATCTGAGGTGCATTCGGGACTTAATCCAGCTGTTTCAAGAAGTGGTCTCTGTGTCCTCCTCCAATTCTCCTACTTTATCCAACTCttccagcagagaaacatcttcCACCAGTTCACAAACTGTATTCAATGCTTCCATTAGCGAACAGTCTTCCTCCAGTTTACCTATACTGTCCGATGCTTCCATCAACGAATCATCTCCCTCCAGTTCACCAACAGGATCCGATGCTTCCATCAATGAATCATCTCCCTCCAGTTCACCTACAGAGTCCGATACTTCCATCAACGAATCATCTCCCTCCAGTTCACCAACAGGATCCGATGCTTCCATCAATGAATCATCTTCCTCCAGTTTGTCGACTGTGTCCGATACTTCCACGAGTGAAACAAATGAGGATGAAACGAGCAACTCTGATAGTGAAGAAAACTAG